Proteins found in one Seonamhaeicola sp. S2-3 genomic segment:
- a CDS encoding fructosamine kinase family protein — protein MLSQDFKTHIEDQISEKIQTIKPVSGGDISEAYVITTKSQNYFIKINTSDKLSMFKEEVNGLKAIANTKTIATPKIYQYGTFNNKSFVLMAWIDTKTPTSKDLKTLGTQLANLHKSTATHFGFKNDNFIGSLPQSNKKHQNWTNFYVEERLQPQLKLAKSKQLLNPAEIPSTNQLKNILKPLFTDVKPSLLHGDLWSGNYIIASNGTPYLIDPAVYYGHNEVDIAMTKLFGGFSNDFYNAYFKIFPANSNTNQRIEIYQLYYLLVHLNLFGSSYYGSVKSILKKHF, from the coding sequence AAGTCAAGATTTCAAAACACATATTGAAGACCAAATTTCAGAAAAAATACAAACTATAAAACCAGTTTCGGGTGGCGATATTTCTGAAGCTTATGTTATCACAACCAAAAGCCAAAACTACTTTATAAAAATCAATACTTCTGATAAACTTTCTATGTTTAAAGAAGAAGTCAATGGACTTAAAGCCATTGCTAATACCAAAACTATTGCTACCCCAAAAATTTATCAATACGGAACTTTTAACAATAAATCGTTTGTATTAATGGCGTGGATTGATACCAAAACACCCACAAGTAAAGATTTAAAAACTTTAGGAACACAACTGGCTAACCTTCACAAATCAACGGCTACTCATTTTGGTTTTAAAAATGACAATTTTATAGGAAGCCTCCCGCAATCAAACAAAAAGCATCAAAATTGGACTAATTTTTATGTTGAAGAACGCCTGCAACCTCAACTTAAATTAGCAAAAAGTAAACAATTATTAAATCCAGCAGAAATCCCATCTACTAATCAATTAAAAAACATCTTAAAACCACTTTTTACAGACGTTAAACCATCACTTTTACATGGCGATTTATGGAGTGGTAATTATATTATTGCCTCTAACGGAACGCCATATTTAATAGATCCTGCCGTTTATTACGGACATAACGAAGTTGACATAGCCATGACCAAACTTTTTGGTGGCTTTTCTAATGATTTTTACAATGCGTATTTTAAAATATTTCCTGCAAATTCAAACACAAATCAAAGAATTGAAATCTATCAACTTTACTATTTATTGGTTCATTTAAATCTATTTGGCAGTAGTTATTACGGTTCTGTAAAAAGCATTCTTAAAAAACACTTTTAA